The genomic DNA CAAGGATGATGAATCCTGGGGTACTCCAACAACCGCTGACCCCATTGACATCGCACGGGCTGTCCCGCCTTCGCGGGTCAACGGCATACCCAGGCTTCCCCCTGCCACCTGCGCAGTTTCAGCTATGCATGCTAGCCCGCTGAATAACGCTGCTGTCATTAATACCATACCGATCTTTTTAATCTTCATGTATTTATCCTCCGAATTTATTTTCATAATTTCCTCCTCAGTGTATAACCACGAATTTGCGTTTAGAATGTTTCTGCGTCGTCCCGCCGTCGTAGTTCATATTCAAAAGATAGAAATACACTCCCGGCGCCATTTTATCAACATCGATACTTGAGCTCTGTGCACCAGACGATTTTCTTTCTTCTAACGCATCTATAAGCTCACCGATCTCGTTATATATACGGATATTCGCGAGGCCTGAGTCCGTCATGTAGTACGCAATAAATGCCGTACTGCCTGTCGCGGGTGAGGGGAAGATATACGGGTCAAAGTAGGTGCCAATAACTGATGTAAGGAAGTACGTATATTTGTCTGCCTGCACGATTGGTGATGATCCTACCGGGTTGGTCATTACTATATCAACAACCCCTGCTGTATGCGCTGGCGATACCGCCGTGAGCTGCGTATCCGAATCTACGACATAACTCGTGGCGTTCACCGTATCAAACTTTACACCGGCCACACCGATGATGTTATTAAACCCGGACCCTGTAATAACAACTGTTGTTCCGCCTGTAGCTGGGCCAAATATTGGGCTAATACCAGTGATTGCAGGTATACTAGCGTATATAAAGCGATCTACCAGCACGATTGGAGACGTGCCTGCCATACTCTTTGTTACGACGTCAACGACTCCCGCTGCATGCGCTGGTGTAATCGCCGTAAGCTGCGTATCAGAATTCACGACATAACTCACAGCGTTCACCGTACCGAACTTAACGCCGTCTACTCCGGTGATACCGGTAAAACCGGTCCCGGCGATAACAACCGTTGTTCCTCCGGTAATAATACCGATTTTGGGAGTTAGCCCTGTGATTGCCGGTATATCAGCATATGTATAGGCATCTGCTACTCCGGTTGGAGATGTTCCTACCAAGTTCGTTATCACGATATCTACTGTTCCTGCCGCGTGCGCTGGAACTATTGCTGAAATTTGTGTATCTGAATCCACTATATAACTTACTGCATTCACTCCGCCAAACGTGACGCTAGTTGCTCCAGTTATTCCAGTGAAGCCGGAACCTGTAATGGCAACAGTGATGACCCCCGCAAGCGGGCCAAAGTTTGGATTAACACTAGTAATCGCAGGGATAATAGCATACGTATAGCGATCTGCCAGCACGGTTGGAGATGTGCCTGACGGGTTCGTCACCACGATGTTTACTGTTCCCACAACATGCACCGGCGTTATTGCCGTAATTTGCGTATTCGAATCCACTACATAACTCGTAGCATTCACTGTGCCGAACATGACGCCAGATGAAACGGTGATACCGGTAAACCCGGTGCCAGTAATGACAACCGTTGTTCCCCCGGTAGCAAGGCCAATATTTGGAGTGATGCCACTGATCGCAGGTACATTGGCATACGTATAGCGATCTGCCAGTACGGCCAGAGATGTACCCACCGGGCTTGTCGCTATGATATCCACAGTCCCTGCCGCCTGAGCCGGCGCTATCGCCACGATTTGTGTATCCGCATTTACAGTATAACTCGCAGCGTTCACTGCGCCGAACTTAACGCTTGCCGCACCAGTAGTGCCGGTAAACCCGGTACCGGTAATGACAACCGTGATGACCCCGGAAAGCGGGCCAAAATTTGGACTAACGTTAGTGATCGTCGGTATATTAGCATACCTGTAATTGACTCCCAGCACGATCGGAGATGTACCCGCTATGCTCGTCGCCACAACGTCCACTACTTCCGCCGCATGTGCCGGTGCGACCGCCGTAATCTGCGTATCCGAATCTACGACATAACTCGTGGCGTTCACTGTGTCGAACTTAACGCTTGTCACTCCGGTGATGCCGGTAAACCCGGTACCGGTAATAACAACCGTTGTTCCTCCTGTAGAAATGCCTATATTTGGACTGATGCTGGTAATCGCAGGTACATTAGCATACGTATACCGGCCTGCCAGCACGATCGGAGATGGGCCGCCGAGCGGGTTCGTCGCTACGATGTCAACAACACCCACTGCATGCGCCGGCGGGATCGCCGTGATCTGCGTAGAAGAATTTACTGTATAACTCGCTGCGTTCACCCCGCCAAACATGACGCCGGATGATACGGTGATACCGGTAAAATTGGCACCGGTAATAACAACCGTGATGACCCCGGAAAGCGGGCCAAAATTTGGGCTAACGCTGGTGATCATAGGGGCATTAGAGTTAGCATACGAGTAGCGATCTGCCAACACGATCGGAGATGCGCCCACCGGGCTCGTTGCCACGATGTCCACTGTCCCCGCCGCCTGCGCTGGCGCTATCGCCGTGATTTGCGTAGAATAATTTACTATATAACTTGCAGCGTTCACTGCGCCGAATTTTACTCCTGTCACTCCAGTGATACCGATGAACCCGGTACCCGTGATAACAACTGTTGTACCTCCTGCAAGAGGGCCAATATTTGGATTAACGCTTGTGATCGCAGGTAAAGCAAAATACGTATAGGTATCTACCGCCACAACCAAAGATGCACCCGCTGTGCTTACCACCACGATATCGACGACTCCAACCGCATGTGCCGGCGTGATTGCCGTGATCCGCGTTGAAGAGTTTACGACATAACTCGCAGCGTTCACCCCGTTGAACCTTACGCCGGATGAAACAAAGATACCATTAAAGTTGGTACCAGTAATAACAACCGTGGTTCCCCCAGTAAGAGCGCCAAAATTTGGATTGGCATTAGTGACTGTAGGTAGAGGATAATATGTATAACGATCTGCCAGTACAATAGGAGTTGCACTCGCAGTACTCGTTACCACGATATCGACGACCCCTATCGCATGTGCCGGCGCGATTGCCGTTATTTGCGTAGAAGAATTTACGGTATAAGTCGAAGCGTTCACCCCGCTGAACATGACGCCGGATGAAGAGAAGATACCGAAGAACCCTGTACCGGTGATAACAACCGTGGTTCCTCCGGTGAGGGGGCCAAAGTTTGGATTAACACTAGTTATTGCAGGTATGTTGATATAAGTGTAGGTATCTACTGCCACAACCAAAGATGCACCCGCTGTGCTGGTCACCACGATATCTACTACTCCTTCAATATGTACTGGTGATATTGCAACGATCTCCGTTGAAGCATTACAGTAAAAGTCGAAGCGTAAACTCCGCCGAACTTAACACCTGACGAAATGAGGATCCCGGTAAAATTGGTACCGGTAATAACAACCGTAGTTCCTCCAGTGAGAGGACCGGTTTTTGGATTAACGTTGGTAACCACCGGCTTAATTATAGGTGACACCGCGGAAATTTTCATTACGAAACCATCATATGATCCCTTATTTTCCGGATAAAGCGATAAGGTCGTAGGGAAACTATGTGTAGAAGTGGGGAAATCAGTGGAATTGGTCCATCCCGCCACATAAATATTATGACTGGCATCCAAGCCAATCCCCATCCCTTTCTGCTCTGTCACGCCTCCCATATATGTGTTAAACAAACGGGTAGCCCCAGTCGGGCCTATTACAGTCACAAACACTTTTGCCGTCGCACCTAACACGCTGTCGAAAGGTGTTTGAATAGATGCAGGACGTATTAATGTATCATCGACTACGAAATCCAACGAAGTTGTTCTCCCGGTCACATAAGCGTTGCCTACTGTATCAACCGTGATGGCAGTAGCTCTATCGTCAGTATCACCACCTAAATAAGTGAAATACTTCGCATCGCCAGCGCCTGTAAGATCCATTTTCATCTTAAATATATACGCATCCGGCGCGGTATCTATAGTTGTTTGACCAATCCTGTCAGTACCTGGACTTGTTTTAGGCATATCAGCTGACATCGTCCATCCTGTTACATAAACATTGTCATTACTATCCAACGCGATACCAGTAGCATCGGTCGGTGGCGTTGATCCGCCTAAGTATGTTTTATAAACAAAATCTGCGCCCGTTGGATCCAATTTTGCTATGAACCCATCAGGGTTACTGTTTTGGGTTTGCTTAAAAACACCGGCATACTTCACGCCTGGTGCAACAAAGGTATCTCCGCATTGGCCGCAAACATATGCATTACCCAGACTATCAATGGCAATTGCGTTTGCCTGATCTATTCCCGTACCACCTAAATATGTAGAATACTTAAGAATACCGGCTGCATCGAATTTCGACACAAATGCATCGCCCGCTCCACCGGCTGTAGACTGTGCACAACCTAGCGTATATGTAAATACTGCACCTCCGTTGAACGTATAAGGAAAACTATCGGCAGCCATAGAAAGAGTGCCGCCCGTTACATATGCGTTACCTGCCGCATCCACGGCGATCCCATTACCACTATCATCCTGGGGGCCGCCGAACGCGTGCGCGTAAACAAGAGACTTACCGTCATTACCAAAGGCTGCTATAAAAGCGTCTGTGTCTGTTCCAACTCCAATATCAGTACCAAGCGCCGTTGAAGCCGGTAGTGTTCCTGAGGCAATTGATCCTGTGATATAAACTTTTGGACCGTTACCACTAGCATTCGTCCCGTCCACGCCTATACCAAGCCCTTTTTCACTACCTGTACCGCCATAATAGGTGGCCCACACGATAGCTCCGAGCGAATTGATTTTTATAACAAATGCATCAAAGGCGCCGGTGCCATTACTAGATTGATACATCCCAGCTAAGCTGGTACCTGGAAACTTATCTACGACATCAACTGTTTGTCCTGTCATATAAACATTACCTGCGGCGTCTACCACTAGGGCATTAACCCGGTCTTCAACACTTACTCCCAAATAGGTTGAATATGTTAATGTAGGATCTATTACCAGTTCTTTACTTTTATCATAAGACCCTACCTTAAAACGCACCTGTTTATTACTGGCCAACACAAATCGGCCATCCACTATTGTTTTTTCGTTCCCTGTTTTCTGGTAAAGTATCGGAGCATTAAAAGTCAACTTGCCTTCTGTTAAACTCAGGATGAGATTGCCCTGTTTATCCAGTTCGAGCCTTTTGGCTCCCTCAAAATTCATGCGGATAAGCCCAGGGTTTGCCTTTGGCGCGACGACAAAATCGTATTCCAGCTGTCCCTGATTTCCATAATAGACCACATCGATTCCCGGATAGGCCTGCTTATATGCCACTTTGGAATACTGTTCTACGTCGGTATGCCATTTCTGCTGGTCACTACCAGTCAAATAATTACTTTTCCCTGGCAAAAGGCCTATACCTTTTACCACAGACTTGGTATTAGCGCCCTTGAGTTTCATACGAACCACATCAACTTTTTTGGTTCCAGAAGTTGATGTTGGCTGTATGGACAACACAGTTTCTGAATTAGTCAGGAACAGTGTGTATCCTTTACCCCGGGCGATAAACTTTACTTCCTCTGCGGTTTGACCGCGGTTAGTTTCAAAACTCAACGGGAGGTTGGCATAATCCGACTTCGCTGCCGCAAAACTTATACCTGCGGATGTTAACATCATACTTACTACGAGAACTATACATCTGAACCATGAAATAGATTTCATATCTATTATCTCCTTTTCAATCATTAATGTTTTCACATTTTTCCCTTTCATATTTTCCTTTTTCATATTTTCAATTAAAATAATAAGTTTAACGCGAGTGTAATCATATACCCGCTGTCTTCATATTCTTTATCAATTGCAGCTGCGTCTTTTGAACTGAATTTCTCAACCCATAGACTACGGAAACTGCTGTCTAATGACAGTGTATCAGTTAATAAAACCTCTAACCCAGCACCAATATGCACGCCAAACCTGTTAGTGGTATAGCTCAGATTAAACGGGCCTTCTACCTGGGTATAATACAATCCCGCACCAGCCAGTAAGTACGGGCTTATTGATGTACCCGTATTAATGTAGGTCATGACTGATGCTTGTATAGGGACAACATTAACTTTGGTAAACAGCGCAAAATCATTACTCCGGTAATCAATTGAACCTTCCAGCTTTAGAATCTGGGTCAATGATAACCGAACTTGCGCACCGCCATATAACGCACCGGAATCCGCATCTTTGGGCTGCGTAAAAGTTATACGCGGGCCAATAGATAATATCTTGTCGGGAGTACCGGGGCTCTTCCCGAACGAAACTTCATTCAAACCAAATAGTATTGCCAACATCACAATACTTTTAAGCAAAACCTTTACCATACTCTTCTCCTTTTTCATATATTTTTTAGTTTACTTTCTCCTCTTTCTTCGTCACCATTCTTTTTCATCTTGGATACAATAATACCTTGATTCAAGCAATATGAGAATTGGCTGGTTCTCCTTTTTACTGACTTTTATCTACCTACTCCTGGGAAAACCTGTGAACACCAATGTAAGCTTATGCGCGTTCCCTAACGGGCCAAACGGTAAATATGCGTAGTCAAGTCGGTAATGTCCGTATCTCACCCCGATCCCGGTGGTGAACCAGTTAGTATCATAGTTATATCTCAACCCCGTACGGAAAAATAGTATATTTTTATACGCATACTCCACTCCGGCGAGAAATCTGGTATTATTATCTACCGGCTGACTGATATCTATAGCACAGATCAACTTGTGTATCGGATTAAAGATAACTGTTTGTGCAAGCCCTAACCTGATATTAAGCGGTAAATTATCAGAATAATTTTCATATTTCAGTCCCGGCCCAATATTTTGTACTGCAAACCCTATATTAAGAAATTTCAGCGGTGTATAAAGCACGCCAATATCAATCGCTGCAGTTGCAATAGTGCTGGAGTCAATACTTCGCGTAATAATTTTTGCGTTTATCCCATACGCCAACCCGTACAACCATTTTGTATCATTGTCACGGTACAAACTCTGTGCATAACCCAATAACACATTAAAATCCCACGCATTAAACGTACCATCCTGAACGGGTATACCTGCAGCATCTATCAGCGAAGTTTTTGCCATCTCGCCATACGAAAAGTATCCCAACCCTATACCCAGGCAATTATTTTTAGCTAGCGGCATACCATAATCCAATAGTCCAAAACTTGAATTTTCAAACCACGCACTGTACGTTGTCTGAATTTCTTTACGTTTAACACCTGTTAATCCTGCAGGGTTGAAATATAAGGAATTAACATCATCTGCTACGGCAATAAATGCAGATGCCATTCCATCGGAACGCGCTGAAGACAATATTTTTAAAAAGTTCGCACTTGTAGTCCCCGCGTTGTCGTTGATTGCGCTATTAAGATTTACAGCGCTTGACACCAGTATTAATAAAAAAATAACAAAATGTTTATACATATTTACCTCTTCTTCACCGCCACGCGGGTAGTCTTAACTTGTTTATCTATAGTAAGCATTATTATGTACACGCCAGAACCAACCTTTTTATTACTTCCAACTATTTGCCCGTCAGTCCCGTCAAACTCACCGTTACCGCCATTCCAGTTAATCCTATGCCGTCCTGCCATGCGGTATCCATTAATTAATACACCTATTTTTTCACCGGCGATATTATAAATTTCCATCACAACATTTCCGGATTCTGTAAGGTCAAACACAATAGCCATTGAGTTGCCATTCATTGGGTTAAACGGATTTGGCACACCGGGATATAATTTGGGTTCTTGTATTTTGATATATTCAAATATGATGTTATAATACGACGCGGAAATAAACTTATCCAGCTTCCCGTCATTGTTTGTATCAAACACCAACTCTTTATCTCCGTCACCGTCAACGTCAATTTGTTTAATAATTGTCACAATATCATTATCCGGATCATAGTATTTGTCTGGTATACCATCGCTAGTAATATCTACGAAATGATCAATCTTATTATCATTATCCGCATCAAGTTGTATTAACGATTTACATATCCCGGACGGATCGCGGTATATATCGTATCCACCAACATTACTGCTATCACCATTACCAACATACTCAAGCACACCATCGTTGTTGAGGTCCGAGTATTTAAAGTTGATACCGAGAACAAAAAATTTCCAGCCGGTCTGCGTGCTGGTAACACTTGCGCTATAACAGTCATACGCCATCACTTTCCAATAATACGTTGTAACATTATCTAAATCCTTTAACACTGTAAATGTTGTATCCGTCGTATCAATTTGAGTATAACTCCCAAATCCCACTGCCGTGCTATAGGTTAATGAATATGTAATTTCATCTCTAAAACTTCCGTCATCACTCCCTGCATAAGATGACTGCCATGTAAATACCGGCTTTACCAAACTCGCGGTACCATTATCCAAAGGTAATCTCAAACTAAATGCTGTAGGCCACATGTCGTACACCACAAATGAACGTTTATTAGATAATTCCGACCAGTTCAGCCGTTCATCACTAATTTTTATCCAAAAATAATACGTTGTCCCAACAACCAGGCCGCTGATCGTCGTTGATGATACCGTACCCTCTGCAGCAGAAAACTCTGCTGACTTCGAGTATGGCGCAGTATCAAAATTGTCTAATAGGCTGTCAGTATATTTTAGTACCCACTGCCCGCGTAATATAGCGCCAACTGTACCGTCTTCCCCTGGGGATGTCCATGTAACTTTAACCTCCCCGTTTTTTGATGTTGTTTCCGTAAACAAACCGGTAACTCCCGCTGGCGGTACAGTGTCTGATGATACCGGAGTGAACGTAATATTAAAACTATCACCCCAGCTCGCTGCTATTAGATGCGGGGTTGAAACAATACAGCAGGCAGCCATGAGTAACATGGTACCTGCTACAAGTTTCAAAATACTCCGCATCTTCATAATTTCTTCCTTAACCTTATTTCAGCGTTACAAACACTTTGGTATACAACTCAATCGGTAACACATCTTTTGCACTAACTTCGCCTTTAACCAAAAACACAAACTTTTTTCCTTTATACTCCGTCCTATCCGGTATATTGATAAATATTTTTATGTCCACAATCTGGTTGCTGTTAACCTTCACCTTTTGTGGTTTTAATTCTAACCACGCAAGATCCGGCGCGGGTTCATACCCCGGCGGCAATCCGCCCATCTGAACGTTATACGGTACGGGCTCTACCTTAACAACAACCTTCGCATCAGTACGGTTCGTAAGTTTCAACCCTACGTTCTTCTCTTTCCTGAGATCCACTTTTTTTCCAGCCGGAACATTGAGAACATATACGCTACTGGGTGTCATATCGATATCCAAAGTTAACAACCCTCGTATTTGTTTTTCCTTCTTCAACGTCTCCGGCCCTTGACCTGTTGAGAACCTCAACCGGCTCCTGACTCCAACACCCAACATCCCGGTCCTTAGAGTATGAGACCAAATAGCCACCTGGAAATGCCTTCCAACATACACAGTATCATTGGGTACCGTCACAACAATATCACTGGAAACATTTTCATTCACCCCGATTTTTGTGCGGTTAGGAATTATCTGTACCCAGTTCGGATCAGGTATTGGTTCGTAACCTTCAATACACGCTTCTTTTGCAGGGATCTCCATCTCGGTCAATACATCAATCCCTACGGTACTACAATTAATTATTGTATATGGCAACCTCCGTAGCTCGCGGAGATTGTAACTCCGCCCGAGTTCAAGATTCTCGAGTATAGCGTCGCTGAACCGCGTACGCAACCCGAGCTCCGCACTCGCAGGAGTGCTACATAACAAAAGTATTAAGAGTAGTACCCCCACAATTAGTCCGCAGCTTCCGCAGTAATCGTTATCGTTACCGTTTGCGTGGCAATAATTGACGCTGTTGGCGGAGTGATCAGCTTCAACCATAAATGGCGTAATGCGTTTAACGACATACTGTCCAGATCCTCATCGCCTTCATATTTCCCCGGTGCGCCATCCGCTACTTGCTGCGCGCTGGTTACTAGCAAGTTTCTTGATGTACTCGACGCGAAATCGCCGGTTGCCGGCGCTGCTGCGTTAAACAACGCAAATACTGCAAGTTCGTTCTGCGCACTTGCACTGCCGTCGGCTGATAATGCCCATCCGCCAGCAATTGAACCGTTCATCGTATACTCTATCGGCGCTAATGTGCCGGTAGAAATTACGGGAATCGGCGACGTTGTTGAGTTTGTTGTACCAAGTACAAGGTCACCCATCGCAACCGTTGTTGTGTCAATAATTACACCGCGATCGCCGGTCGGGGTTAACGTCACTGTAAACGAATCACCCCAATTTGCTGCTGTTACAATCCCTAGTGCGGTAAATAATATCGCCGCTGATAATACTAAACCTAAAATACGTTTCATTGTCTTTGCCTCCTTATTTTGGCAATTGTCTTACTAGACTTTTCTCTCAACTATCCAATAAATACTCTTTTTATTATCTATCACCCCTTTCTTTAAAACATTATGATTCAAGGCATGTTTGCCGTTATATAAACCGTTATTTCCTGTTGCGTATCTACATTACTTATCGTCGGCATCAATATCTGTACCCACAAATTCCGTGTGTCGGCTACCGGCACAGAAACGCCGGTTTGGCCAATAGCAAACCTGGATGCCGTACATAATTGTTTACTATCCGTCAATTTATCTTCGTCACCGAAGTCGATGCTAGACGGCCGGGTTGCGTTCAACCCTGTATAAAGCACAAACCGGTCTGTCCCGGAAGTAGTTGCAATCTGCCATGGACTCCCTGCAGTCGTTGTTGCTGCACGCAGATCCCAGGTAGCAACCATATTGCCTGTATTCGTAACTATCGCAACAGTTGCCGTAATACTTGACATGTTTACCTGTAAAGTACCAAATGCGTAAGTATCAATGTCTATACTGACACCAAGGATTTGATCTTGTGCATAATTGGTTGCGCCGTTAGATATCGCTGACCAATTGTTTATATTTCCATCTCGAGTCCATATTCTTATATAGTAAGTCGTCATCGAGATTAAACCAGTCAACGTATAATTCTCCCACGTTCCCGTTACAAGGTCGGTTGATATGTATTGTTCATACTTATTTTCATAATCCGCCCACGTACCTGTCGTCCAATAATCCGCAGATTCTACTACATACGTAGCATATCTTATACGATACTGTCCGCCAGTAATATTATTTGAATTCCCCTCATACCCGGGTGCCGTCCAGTTAAGGATAATCGTCCTCGCACCAGTCCCGGTTAATGCTGTCAGGTTGGTAATCGCCGCAGGAATGGGTGAGGGCGCTGATATTTTTGTAAAAAATCCGTCATACGATCCTCCGGCATACACCGATTGGATTATACTGGGCATCGTGGTTGTGCTGGCTGTAGGAAAATCCGAGGAACTTGTGTATCCAGCTATATAAACATTTCTTGAACTATCTAATTCAATCCCGTTTCCCCATTGATCAGTGGTTCCGCCTAAATAGGTAGAAAACACTTTTGTGGCTCCGGTGGAGCTGATCTCCGTAACAAACGCTTTACCTCCAGTACTATCGCTAGTGATTTCATTCATCAATGGAAAATTAGTCGAAAGGGTATGCCCGGTTACATAAGCGTTGCCTATGGTATCAACTTTAATGGAGGTCGCCTTGTCCTCACCCGAACCGCCCAAATATGTGGCATAAACTCCGTCGAGAAGGCCTCCGCCGCCGTTCATGTTCATCTTAAACACATATGCATCCGGTGCACCGGCGTTGGATATTTGACCGACCGTGGCAAAAAAGTCGTTGCCATTAGGAAAAGAGCTAGAATTCGTATATCCAGTTATATAAACTTTAAGTGTATCGGGATCTGTACCTTCCAACGCTATACCGAATGCATCATCGTCAACGTCACCGCCTAACCATGTTGAATAAAGTAAATTAGCGCCTGAAGAACTGATTTTCGATACAAATGCATCGCTCGGCCCGGTACTCGTAGGTTTAAAAGCACCTGCAATTATAGGAAATGTACCTGGCTTCGCCTGGCCGGTTACATAGGCATTACCTATCCTGTCAATCGCAATTGCACGTCCAATATCTGCTGTTGAACCTCCTAAGAAAGTGGAATACGCAACAGCTCCTGCCGGTGAAAATTTTGACACAAACGCATCGCTCACAGGCGCTGATAAACTGACGGACTGATAGCAATTTACTGTTTGCGGAAAACCAGTGTCAACATCAGCAAAAGAGCCGGTACCCC from Elusimicrobiota bacterium includes the following:
- a CDS encoding IPT/TIG domain-containing protein; its protein translation is MVTSTAGASLVVAVDTYTYINIPAITSVNPNFGPLTGGTTVVITGTGFFGIFSSSGVMFSGVNASTYTVNSSTQITAIAPAHAIGVVDIVVTSTASATPIVLADRYTYYPLPTVTNANPNFGALTGGTTVVITGTNFNGIFVSSGVRFNGVNAASYVVNSSTRITAITPAHAVGVVDIVVVSTAGASLVVAVDTYTYFALPAITSVNPNIGPLAGGTTVVITGTGFIGITGVTGVKFGAVNAASYIVNYSTQITAIAPAQAAGTVDIVATSPVGASPIVLADRYSYANSNAPMITSVSPNFGPLSGVITVVITGANFTGITVSSGVMFGGVNAASYTVNSSTQITAIPPAHAVGVVDIVATNPLGGPSPIVLAGRYTYANVPAITSISPNIGISTGGTTVVITGTGFTGITGVTSVKFDTVNATSYVVDSDTQITAVAPAHAAEVVDVVATSIAGTSPIVLGVNYRYANIPTITNVSPNFGPLSGVITVVITGTGFTGTTGAASVKFGAVNAASYTVNADTQIVAIAPAQAAGTVDIIATSPVGTSLAVLADRYTYANVPAISGITPNIGLATGGTTVVITGTGFTGITVSSGVMFGTVNATSYVVDSNTQITAITPVHVVGTVNIVVTNPSGTSPTVLADRYTYAIIPAITSVNPNFGPLAGVITVAITGSGFTGITGATSVTFGGVNAVSYIVDSDTQISAIVPAHAAGTVDIVITNLVGTSPTGVADAYTYADIPAITGLTPKIGIITGGTTVVIAGTGFTGITGVDGVKFGTVNAVSYVVNSDTQLTAITPAHAAGVVDVVTKSMAGTSPIVLVDRFIYASIPAITGISPIFGPATGGTTVVITGSGFNNIIGVAGVKFDTVNATSYVVDSDTQLTAVSPAHTAGVVDIVMTNPVGSSPIVQADKYTYFLTSVIGTYFDPYIFPSPATGSTAFIAYYMTDSGLANIRIYNEIGELIDALEERKSSGAQSSSIDVDKMAPGVYFYLLNMNYDGGTTQKHSKRKFVVIH
- a CDS encoding SBBP repeat-containing protein, whose protein sequence is MKSISWFRCIVLVVSMMLTSAGISFAAAKSDYANLPLSFETNRGQTAEEVKFIARGKGYTLFLTNSETVLSIQPTSTSGTKKVDVVRMKLKGANTKSVVKGIGLLPGKSNYLTGSDQQKWHTDVEQYSKVAYKQAYPGIDVVYYGNQGQLEYDFVVAPKANPGLIRMNFEGAKRLELDKQGNLILSLTEGKLTFNAPILYQKTGNEKTIVDGRFVLASNKQVRFKVGSYDKSKELVIDPTLTYSTYLGVSVEDRVNALVVDAAGNVYMTGQTVDVVDKFPGTSLAGMYQSSNGTGAFDAFVIKINSLGAIVWATYYGGTGSEKGLGIGVDGTNASGNGPKVYITGSIASGTLPASTALGTDIGVGTDTDAFIAAFGNDGKSLVYAHAFGGPQDDSGNGIAVDAAGNAYVTGGTLSMAADSFPYTFNGGAVFTYTLGCAQSTAGGAGDAFVSKFDAAGILKYSTYLGGTGIDQANAIAIDSLGNAYVCGQCGDTFVAPGVKYAGVFKQTQNSNPDGFIAKLDPTGADFVYKTYLGGSTPPTDATGIALDSNDNVYVTGWTMSADMPKTSPGTDRIGQTTIDTAPDAYIFKMKMDLTGAGDAKYFTYLGGDTDDRATAITVDTVGNAYVTGRTTSLDFVVDDTLIRPASIQTPFDSVLGATAKVFVTVIGPTGATRLFNTYMGGVTEQKGMGIGLDASHNIYVAGWTNSTDFPTSTHSFPTTLSLYPENKGSYDGFVMKISAVSPIIKPVVTNVNPKTGPLTGGTTVVITGTNFTGILISSGVKFGGVYASTFTVMLQRRSLQYHQYILKE
- a CDS encoding outer membrane beta-barrel protein is translated as MVKVLLKSIVMLAILFGLNEVSFGKSPGTPDKILSIGPRITFTQPKDADSGALYGGAQVRLSLTQILKLEGSIDYRSNDFALFTKVNVVPIQASVMTYINTGTSISPYLLAGAGLYYTQVEGPFNLSYTTNRFGVHIGAGLEVLLTDTLSLDSSFRSLWVEKFSSKDAAAIDKEYEDSGYMITLALNLLF
- a CDS encoding PorV/PorQ family protein translates to MYKHFVIFLLILVSSAVNLNSAINDNAGTTSANFLKILSSARSDGMASAFIAVADDVNSLYFNPAGLTGVKRKEIQTTYSAWFENSSFGLLDYGMPLAKNNCLGIGLGYFSYGEMAKTSLIDAAGIPVQDGTFNAWDFNVLLGYAQSLYRDNDTKWLYGLAYGINAKIITRSIDSSTIATAAIDIGVLYTPLKFLNIGFAVQNIGPGLKYENYSDNLPLNIRLGLAQTVIFNPIHKLICAIDISQPVDNNTRFLAGVEYAYKNILFFRTGLRYNYDTNWFTTGIGVRYGHYRLDYAYLPFGPLGNAHKLTLVFTGFPRSR
- a CDS encoding SBBP repeat-containing protein, producing the protein MKIVYSLILLTSLVISPAFAGLIPTSAESTYANLPLSFEANRGQTAEEVKFIARGKGYTLFLTNSEAVLSRQLDVVRMKLKNANPNPVVQGLDMLSGKSNYLTGNDSRQWHANVKQYSKVKVNQAYPGIDIVYYGNQGQLEYDFVVAPGANPKLIRMNFEGAKNIELDNHGNLVLSLTTGQLAFSAPILYQKIGNTKTTVEGQFVLARNNQVSFKVGPYDKSKELVIDPTLLYSTYLGGTGNYEDRVNAIALDSSGNIYLTGLTIASSFPGTTDHYDSSNNGGTDAFVTKISAAGTLLWSTYLGGDAIDIANAITVDGAGIVHVTGETTSTTFPKVGPQYQAGLRGGTDAFVLAIEADGTALVYSTYLGGAQEDYGYGIAVDTTGNAYVTGGTGSFADVDTGFPQTVNCYQSVSLSAPVSDAFVSKFSPAGAVAYSTFLGGSTADIGRAIAIDRIGNAYVTGQAKPGTFPIIAGAFKPTSTGPSDAFVSKISSSGANLLYSTWLGGDVDDDAFGIALEGTDPDTLKVYITGYTNSSSFPNGNDFFATVGQISNAGAPDAYVFKMNMNGGGGLLDGVYATYLGGSGEDKATSIKVDTIGNAYVTGHTLSTNFPLMNEITSDSTGGKAFVTEISSTGATKVFSTYLGGTTDQWGNGIELDSSRNVYIAGYTSSSDFPTASTTTMPSIIQSVYAGGSYDGFFTKISAPSPIPAAITNLTALTGTGARTIILNWTAPGYEGNSNNITGGQYRIRYATYVVESADYWTTGTWADYENKYEQYISTDLVTGTWENYTLTGLISMTTYYIRIWTRDGNINNWSAISNGATNYAQDQILGVSIDIDTYAFGTLQVNMSSITATVAIVTNTGNMVATWDLRAATTTAGSPWQIATTSGTDRFVLYTGLNATRPSSIDFGDEDKLTDSKQLCTASRFAIGQTGVSVPVADTRNLWVQILMPTISNVDTQQEITVYITANMP